A genomic region of Melanotaenia boesemani isolate fMelBoe1 chromosome 21, fMelBoe1.pri, whole genome shotgun sequence contains the following coding sequences:
- the lyrm1 gene encoding LYR motif containing protein 1, with translation MTASTRSKVLSLYMRVFRIARTWQALSGVKSETETERKYIVQEARTLFRHNQQLTDQESIKKCLEECEARIEIGLHYRNPYPRATYLPPLGLATQKGRKLRAQQRLRKQAKPIYLQSHDET, from the exons ATGACGGCGTCTACTCGCAGTAAAGTGTTGTCTCTGTACATGCGTGTGTTTCGCATCGCCCGGACCTGGCAGGCACTCAGTGGTGTTAAAAGTGAGACGGAGACTGAGAGAAAGTACATTGTGCAAGAAGCCCGCACTCTGTTCAGACACAACCAACAG CTCACAGACCAAGAATCAATAAAGAAGTGTTTAGAAGAATGCGAAGCAAGGATAGAAATAG GTCTACATTACAGAAATCCATATCCAAGAGCT ACCTACCTACCACCACTGGGACTTGCGACGCAGAAGGGCAGGAAGCTGCGAGCACAGCAGCGCCTCAGGAAGCAGGCCAAGCCAATTTACTTACAGTCACATGATGAGACCTGA
- the dcun1d3 gene encoding DCN1-like protein 3: MGQCVTKCKHPSSSLGSKSGDKESSSKPHKKSGSAGSGGHKEEPNAPCSKAISELSNGTKPSEVTVETPIISPVIGESNKDFLDGDGLSMLRIEELFCYYKDEQEDAILEEGMERFCNDLCVDPAEFRVLVLAWKFQAATMCKFTRREFVEGCKAIQADSIEGICSRFPRMLIEAQGEENFKDLYRFTFQFGLDAEEGQRSLQREIAIALWRLVFTQDTPEILDRWLDFLAENPSSIRGISRDTWNMFLNFTQTIGPDLTNYSEDEAWPSLFDTFVEWELERRKKEGEQVLMAKEDEGRCTETESSPTTDRLETEGS; encoded by the exons ATGGGCCAGTGTGTCACCAAGTGTAAGCATCCGTCGTCCTCACTCGGCAGTAAGAGTGGAGACAAGGAGAGCAGTTCAAAGCCCCACAAGAAGAGTGGCAGTGCTGGTAGTGGGGGTCACAAAGAAGAGCCTAATGCCCCATGTAGCAAAGCCATTAGTGAGTTGTCGAATGGCACCAAGCCCTCAGAGGTTACAGTGGAGACACCCATCATCTCACCAGTTATAGGGGAGTCTAACAAAGACtttctggatggagatgggCTGTCAATGCTGCGCATCGAGGAGCTGTTCTGCTACTACAAGGATGAACAGGAGGATGCTATCTTGGAGGAAGGCATGGAGAGGTTTTGTAACGATCTGTGTGTGGATCCAGCAGAGTTTCGTGTGCTTGTTCTTGCCTGGAAGTTTCAAGCCGCCACAATGTGCAAGTTTACAAG GAGGGAGTTTGTTGAGGGCTGCAAGGCAATCCAGGCAGACAGTATCGAGGGTATCTGTTCACGTTTTCCCCGCATGCTGATTGAGGCCCAGGGTGAAGAGAACTTCAAGGACCTTTACCGCTTCACTTTTCAGTTTGGCCTGGATGCTGAGGAGGGCCAGCGCTCACTGCAACGAGAAATTGCCATTGCCCTTTGGCGTTTGGTTTTCACACAGGATACACCTGAGATCCTGGATCGCTGGCTGGACTTCCTAGCTGAGAACCCCTCAAGCATTCGGGGCATCTCAAGGGACACGTGGAACATGTTCCTCAATTTCACCCAGACTATTGGGCCTGACCTCACCAACTACAGCGAGGATGAGGCCTGGCCCAGCCTCTTTGACACCTTTGTAGAGTGGGAGTTGGAGcgcagaaaaaaagagggagaacaGGTACTGATGGCAAAAGAGGACGAAGGGAGGTGTACTGAAACAGAGTCTTCTCCCACTACAGATAGACTTGAAACAGAGGGAAGCTGA